ATTTGTTTCCAGCcttgaaatgtaattttggtcgttgctctctttttttcattattgattTGAAGGTTGTAAAGCTCTGGCCGTGTCTGGTTTTTAAATGCTAATGGCAGCGAAAGGAGAtgagggagcaggggaggaaatTGAAGCATTTCACAGCTACCAAAGTCTTTAAACATCCCTGGCCGCACAAGGAAACCAACAGGGAGAGCTTAAGGATGATAAACATTAATTTGCTATCTTGAACGCCTGGAGCTTCAATTTTACCTCTGGCAGTTTCCTCTCTTTAAGCAGCTTTCCGCACATCTGGGTCAAAATGGGAAGgcacagcaaaacaagaaggaaaaagtaaattctgATGGAGTTATCAGCCACAATAAGGgcaaaagaagaaggaaaaagtacattttgaTGGAGTTATCGGCCTCAATAAGGGCAAAACgagaaggaaaaagtaaattttgatGGAATTACCAGCCTCAATAAGGGCAAAACGataaggaaaaagtaaattctcATGGAGTTATTGGCCACAATAAGGgcaaaagaagaaggaaaaagtaaattctgATGGAGTTATCAGCCAAAATAACGgcaaaacaagaaggaaaaagtaaattttgatGGAGTTCTCAGCCTCAATAATGGCAAAACgagaaggaaaaagtaaattttgatGGAGTTATTGGCCACAATAAGGgcaaaacaagaaggaaaaagtaaattctaATGGAGTTATCAGCCACAATAAGGgcaaaatgagaaggaaaaagtaaattttgatGGAATTACCAGCCTCAATAAGGgcaaaacaagaaggaaaatgtaaattctGGAGTTATCAGCCACAGTAAGGGtaaaacaagaaggaaaaagtaaattctgATGGAGTTCTCGGCCTCAATAAGGGCCTGGGATTGGATTTGTTTTATTCAGCAGAaatctgctgctcttcagcagcCTGGGAGGTTTTTCTGGACCAGCCAAACCTCAGTGCTGTGGGGTCAGCGGCATCCGTGGGGTTCCACCTGTGATTTTGGGGGTGGTTTGGGGAGATTTGGGGTGTTTGGGTGCTCAGGGATGTCCCaaacatcagcagcagcacGGCCATGAGGGATGTTTTAAATCCCTCCGGCTCAGCTGATGTTCAGGGCAGCATTTTGAGCTCTGATCCTTGAAAACCTGGATCCTTTGGCACAACCCCCTCTGGTTTTGGTGCTCTGCTTGCCAATTTTCACAGCTTCCCAGGgatttttccatgaaaattctCCTTCTGCCCAGCAGAGACCCCGCTCTGAGCACTCCCCTTGTGCTCAGCAGATTTATTTATGCTCTCTAATATTAATAAAGAGCAgaagttttaattaaatgggaaaaaaaccccaaatctgaaTGAGGGAAACGGGGGGTAAGGAGAAGGTTTCACTTCTTTAAACGCTGGAAGCTCCTCTTCAGTCCCAGGTGAACATTTAGAGgaaatttaacatttttggGGCGTTTCCTGAGGTTTTAGAATGGACCAGAAGTGGTTGGAATCCTTTTAGACCCCCAAGCAGAGGTGCACTCACATTCCCTGGGGGAAATTTGTTTCCCCCAGACACCACAAAGTGAGAGAgccacaaacaaaaattaaaattacatcaaGTTTTCAGCATCCAAATTGTCCAgatttgagggggaaaaaatggacaAAAGACAGAACAACAGCAATGAGCGAGTTGggctttgaaataataaaaaaaaaatattaaaaaatcaaataaaaatcagcaaataaaaatatataaatttaatataaatataaattgatgtatttttttcaggaggaggaggagcccaTTCATGGCTTCATTTTGACAGAGAGCTGGCATTTAATACAACAGGagatcccaggaattcccagcccTCAGCCTTTCCAACCCCAGGATGCTCCCAAGCAATTGCAACACCATTAATTTTATGGCATCTGAACCAGCACAAAATGACCAAATCTGGCTTTTCCTGACCTGaaccagagaaaaaaacaatttcagtgaTGAAATGAAGACAGCCCAAGCCTGCTCCGTGCTGTCAGCAATAAAATTTAACAGCATCACATACcacaaatgaaatatttgtgttgAGAAGGCGGCCAGAGCAGCACATAAACCCGAGCcagcacatttattttatttatttaaccaGCAAGCTACCCACAAAACAAAGTCACCAAATGATTTTGCAATCACAAAAcctctgtctgtgctgccagctgggacaggagcagcgttttctgtgctgtgctttgatctagaaatgccaaaaatgagaattttaatgCAGAATTATCCTGATAAACTGAATTTAGGAGGTTAGAAATGCAGGGCTGTGGTCCCTGAGCGGGAAGGGAGGGGTGCCACAGTTTGAACCTCATTTCAGGGCAGGAATATCCAGGAGCACGGGGCTGAAATTTATCCCAGGTGCCTTCCCTGGACATTAAAAATTGTGTTGTCCAAAATCTGTGGGGTTTTcctcatcccacagctcctccaggctctgctgccaaaGCCTGGCTTAAGGGAATGGCCTAAGCTGGGACCAGGCTGGAGCTCCTGAGCTTCCTCAGGCAGAAATTCCCTGCTggaaatcccagccctgctgctgctgaagcccCAAAATCTTCAGCAAAGCCACAaattaaaatgagtttattttttattccatctgctcaaagaaaatactaaatttatttcctgtggTGGCATCTCTCCCCctaaagaaaattgaattttcagGTTGCAAGGGGTGTGAATTAACTCAATTTCCCTCTGAGCACCCTTGGAAAAGAATTCTTATTGTAACTAAAGTTGGGTAAATCTGAAGTAAAAGCTCTGACTGCGAGGGAATTGCTCCCAAATCAAAAtgataccagaaaaaaataaaacaactttgCCCTCAAAACCCTCTCagtgtttctctctctctgcagattCTGCCCTTCCATCTCTGCCTTCATCTCAGCTTTTcatcccttttgttttttcctttttttgtacTGCCCTCTATTATTCTTCCTGAAAATCAGACAGCTGatcacaaacagaaaatgaaattatccaCAAAAACCCTGCACAGCTGatcacaaaaattaattaattaaaaaaaaattaataaataaaatgaaaaagaaaataaataaataaaataaaataaaataaaataaattaaattatccaCCAAAAACCTGCACAGCTGatcacaaaaattaattaattaaaaaattaataaataaaatgaaaaagaaaataaataaataaaataaaataaaataaaaaaaatgaaattatccaCAAAAACCCTGCACAGCTGatcacaaaaattaattaattaaaaaaaattaataaataaaatgaaaaagaaaataaataaatgaaataaaataaaataaaataaaataaaataaaaaaaaattaaattatccaCCAAACCCTGCACAGCTGatcacaaaaattaattaaaaaaaatttaataaataaaatgaaaaagaaaataaataaataaaataaaataaaataaaataaaataaattaaattatccaCAAAAACCCTGCACAGCTGatcacaaaaattaattaattaaaaaaaattaataaataaaatgaaaaagaaaataaaaaaataaaataaaataaagaaaaataaattatccaCAAAAACCCTGCACAGCACCTCCAGCAGGCACTCTCTGATGGCTACTTTATATTGAATGTCTTTTAATTAGTCACAAACTGAGCTCATTTTGGGTTATTAGAGGTGATCTGCAAATTTATTCAGCAAataataggttttttttttaaagggaatttcTGTGGAATGTCAGCAGCCAGAGAAGCACACAGCAGGTGAATTTTGGATCATCTTTTCCttgtagaaaaaggaaaaaaaagggcagaaaattgatgaatttcactttttcttgcCATAATTTAGAGGTCAGTGAGGAAAACAAAGGCTGGGTGTTGCCAAAGAGAAGTGGAATTGTGTGGACACAAAGCCAGGGGTTTGTGCACAGGGACAGTGAAGATGTTTtgcagtcccagccctgctggaaaaGATGATCTGGacccaaaaaaaaagttgggaAGGGAAGATGAGGAGGTGCCCAAACTCTCAGGGAGGTGAAATCCGAGAGTCTCTCAGCTCCACActcacctggaaaaaaaataaatttccatttctccactggaataaataaaataaaaaaatgaataaatcaaatgaaaaagaaaataaataaataaaataaaaaataaaaattaaataaataaaataaaaaaattaaataaataaaaggaaaaggaaaataaataaataaaatgaaagattaaataaataaaatgaaagattaaataaatgaaaggaaaaataaaataaataaaaacaaataaaataaatatataatactatatttatattataaataatataatatataataaaacaaaataataaaaggaataataaaataaataataaattttaatattatatcaataatataataaataaataataaaaatgctatataaataatttatttatatataataatttataataaattataataaataaataaataataaattgataaaaatatacacatatataaatatataaataaatataaaaataaacaaaaaatggatataaaataaaattatttttatatttctataatttataatataattttataatataataaaatttaatataactgaattttataatttatatttataaaattattttatataaaaataaatagaaaaataaatagaaaaataaatataaaataaatattcaaatacatattaaaatgaatataaaaatgaatattaaaataaatattaaaataaatataaaaataaaataaataaaaaaataaattagaaagaaataataaccCAACTTTTTCCCAGCTTTCGCTGTGCCCTCCATCCCCCTGTGCAGCCCCtttccctcagctcccagcttcTTGCACAGGATCTGGGACATCTCCagctcccttttcccctttcccacggattttttccatgttttgagGAAGATAACGGGGTGAATGCTGGCGATCGTGGCCGGGCAGGACCTCACTGCCcatttttggggtggttttgttCCAGCTGGAGGAAAACAACAGAACTGAGGTTTCTGTCGCGTCCCAGGGAccatccccatcccttcccGCAGAGAGGGGAAGGCACAGCGGATCAGAGGAGGCAGCCCCGggctgtttattttattttatttattccgGTGACAATAAACgatgttttctgttgtttgcaGACATTTCCCTGCGGGGCTGAGGCTCAGCTGCCGCAGCCGGGGGGGTCCGGCTCCTGCTGCGGGAGCATCCCCGGGCTCTGCGGACagacagagcccagcaggagcagcccagggcagcacggactctgcagagccagggcagaTTGTCCCCGGCAGcgcaggggacacaggggacgAGCTCAGGAGGGTTCCCATCCTTTGGGATTCCCATCTGGTAAAATCCCCCTGCCCAAAGGCAGCGGGGGCAGCTCGGGGAGAGCTCCGGAGGGGATCGGTGCTCACCTGGCTGGGGCAGCGCTCGGCAGCGGAGCGGGGACACCGGGGAGGGACCTGCAGGGGTGTAAaacccagcctggggagggacCTGCAGGGGTGTAAaacccagcctggggagggacCCGCAGGGATCCAAAACCCAGCCTGGGGAGAGACCTGCAGGGGTGTAAAACCCAGCCTGGAGAGGGACCTGCAGGGATCCAAAACCCAATTTGGAGAGGGATCTGATGGGATGtaaatcccagcctggggagagaCCTGCCGAGGTGTAAAACCCGATTTGGAGAGGGACCGGCAGGGATCCAAAACCCAGCTTGGAGAGGGATTTGCTGGGGTTTAAAACCCAGCCTGAGGGGTGTAAAACGGAGCCTGGAGAGGGGGGACCTGCCGGGGTGTAAAACCCAATTTAGAGAGGGATCTGCTGTGGTGTAAaacccagcctggggagggacCCGCAGGGATCCAAAACCCCATTTGGAGATGGACCTGCCGGGATCCAAAACCCCATTTGGAGATGGACCTGCCGGGATCCAAAACCCAGCTTGGAGAGGGACCTGCCGGGATCCAAAACCCAGCTTGGGGAGGAATCTGTCAGGGTACAAACCCCGCCCGGGGAGGGACCTGCTGGGCTATAAAACCCAGCCCCGAGGACACCGAGAGACGGGGCTGGGACACGCTCACCTGGATGCTCTCCTTGGGATGAAAACGCCAAAGAGATGCAGCCTCTGCAGcgttttctgctgcttttaaagagaatttCTCTTTCCCCTCGGATTTACCTGAGCAGAGGATGCAGAAGGCgagcagtgcagggagaaaCGGGGATTTGAGGATGTTCAGTGCAGACCAGAGAGGTATTGAGGGGTGAGCCAGGGGCTCCTGCACCTCTCTGCTCCACAGGAACATTttcagggcaggcagagggggAATTGCATCTGCCAACCCAGGGCTAGTGTGACAGGTGATAaccaggcagggcagaggggctggagctccgGGACACAGGGAAGGGGACAACAGGACATcaggagctctgtgctcccgcagagggatggagccaggctggggctggaacAGCTCCCACCAGcgcccacctgggcacagccaggggctgctgaggctggcaggggaCCCCAACCTGACCCTGCTGCACACCCGGGACGAGGAGCTGGCCAAGGCCGAGGTGGGGGTGCTGGGCACCATCCTGGCCGTGGCCACCGTGGGCAACCTGGGCGTGCTGCTGGCCATGTACCggctgaggaggaagatgagcCGCATGCACCTCTTCATCCTGCACCTGGGGCTGAGCGACCTGGGCGTGGCCCTGTTCCAGGTgcttccacagctcctctggaaggTCACCTACCGCTTCCTGGGGCCCGACGCGCTCTGCAGGGCTGTCAAGTACCTGCAGGTGCTCAGCATGTTCGCCTCCACCTACATGCTGATGGTGATGACCCTGGACCGCTACCTGGCCGTGTGCCACCCGCTGCAGTcgctgcagcagcccagccgCCAGGCCTACGCCATGATCGGGGTCAcctggctgctcagctgcctgctcagccTGCCCCAGGTGTTCATCTTCTCGCTGCGGGAGGTGCGCCCGGGCTCGGGGGTGTTGGATTGCTGGGCGGATTTCGGGTACCCGTGGGCGGCGCGCGCCTACATCACCTGGACCACGCTGTGCATCTTCGTGCTGCCCGTGGGCGTCCTCAGCGTCTGCTACAGCCTCATCTGCCACGAGATCTGCAAGAACCTCAAGGGTAAGACCCAGAGCGGCGCCCCAGCCCCGGGGGGAGCCTCGATGGGCGCCCCTGCTGCCCCCGGCGCCGCGGGGAAGGGCGGGCAGCCGTCGCGGGTGAGCAGCGTGCGCAACATCTCCCGCGCCAAGATCCGCACGGTGAAGATGACCTTCGTCATCGTGGCCGCCTATGTCACCTGCTGGGCGCCCTTCTTCAGCGTGCAGATGTGGTCGGTGTGGGATGAGGATGCTCCGGATGATGGTGAGTGCTGGGTGCAGGGCCCTGGGGACCCCAGGAGTGAGGTTGGGTTTGTAACAATTAACAGATTgtcatttaaatataaagaaatcaTGGGGAGGCTACAGATCTCCCCCCGGTAATGCTTAGGAAATACAATTTGTAGAGTCAATTTGTtcctttcagcagaaaaaacactgagaagTGATGATTTCTGGCCATCATCCACAGGAGTGCGCAAAGACATCTTTGCCACGtgtcttttctctcctctgggaattttCAGCGGTTTCAGAAATGGATTTCTCAGTTCAtatgttgaatttttttccctgtaaatctTCAGTAGTTTTCCTAACAGTAGAAGATTGAAAGTCCTGTGGGAGATGCTTTGGGCAGCAAAGAGGCTGCAGGAAAGCCCAGAAGCTGCCGGGTCTCACAGGACGTGCTGCAGCACATTCACACTGCAGAGCCTGAAGGGCAGAACTGCACCAACGGGAAGAGAGCCAGGAGAGCCCCCAggtcctgcccagcccctggggatGTTTCACCTCTCCCTCTTGCCTTGCCAGAGTCCACCGACGTGGCTTTCAGCATCACCATGCTGCTGgccagcctcagcagctgctgcaacCCCTGGATCTACCTGTTCTTCAGCGGGCACCTCCTGCAGGGCAGCGGGCGCTGCTGGGGCCGGCCCCGGGCCGGGCTGCGCAGACCCAACTCCAGCGGGAgcctgtgcagcaggaaaaccacGATCCTGAGCCACAGCCAGCAGGCCGGGGTGACACTGCACGGGGACAGCGCCAGGGAGCTGTACCCGCCCTGCCACGAGGCTGTGACAGAGTCCGGCACGCTCTAGGGTGTGACAGCGGCAGGTGTGACACTGACAGGTGTGACAGCGCCAGGTCTGACATTGCTGGGTGTGACACTGCCACGGCCAGGTGTCACACTGCTGGGTATGACACTGCCAGGGCCAACACTCACACGGCCAGGTGTGACACTGCCAGGTGTGACACTGCCAGGTGTAACACTGCCACGGCCAGGTGTGACATTGCCGGGTGTGACACTGCCATGGCCAGGTGTGACATTGCCGGGTGTGACACTGCCAGGTGTGACACTGCCGGGTGTGATACCAGCATTTCCAGGTGTACCACTGCTGGGTGTGCCACCGCCAGGTTTGACACCGCCAGGTTTGACACCGCCAGGTCTGACACCGCCAGGTGCGCCACCGTCACTCTGTCGCTGCAGAGCGCGGCTCTCCCCACCTGGTGGCACCGCCTTGTGCAGAAATCAGCACCGCCATCCTCCACACCTCGTGTGCTGTGACCTCCGGGGGGTGGACATGGACCCTCCGGCCCCTGCCTGACCACAGCACCCACCCCTCCTCGTGGTTAGGGAAATCTCCGGCTGCATCCTCCAGGAAGGGATCCTGGATCCTGCATCCCCAGGGAAAGGATCCTGCATCCTTCGGGAAGGGATCCTGGATCCTGCATCCCCCGGGGAGGGATCCTGGATCCTTTGGGAAGGGATCCTGCATCCTCTGGGAAGGGATCCTGGATCCTTTGGGAAGGGAtcctgcatcctgcatcccCCGAGAAGGGATCCTGCATCCTCCGGGGAGGGATCCTGCATTCTCCGGGGAGGGATGCTGCACTCCCCAAATCCTCCTTGGAGGACTCGAGTTTGGTGttcccagctgccagcaaaGCAGCCGGGGCACGGCAGGCGGCAACGCGGCTccatctgctgcagagctggccGCCGCCTCCTCCTGTCGCATCCTCTGCTGGCCGAGCAGACAGCGGGGACAGAGCTGTCCCTTCCCCCGGGGCACAGCAcggggctgcagagctgctgtggcctgGAACTGTCCCCTGCCACCTCTCCTGGGCCAGGGACGGGGCAGTGGAGTCCCCTcgtgctgggcacagctgtctTGCACCGCGCTGTGCCAGCTGGAGCGCCCCAAATGCGGTGACAGCACCcccgaggagctgctgggagcagccctggccctgctccagcccagctgggccCATCCCCACTCCCCCCGGGCCCTCTTccatcagctctgctcccagccccatcccgaGTTCAACACCTGCTGTGTCCcgggcagagctgctctcaccctgctgctgcttttggctgaTTTTGCCGGGATCAGCGGCCCAAAAGCACCCGGGGCTCGGGGAGCAGGGAACTTGGTTCCCCCTGCAGACCCAGCCtggcccctgccctgctcccggGAGCTGCTTTGTGCAGGAATAAATCGTGGATGAGGCAGGGAAGAGCCTCCATTAGCTCTGGCAGTCGAGCTCAAGAGCTGCTGAAGGTGATGTCCAGATGTCCCAGCGAAGGTTCCAAATCCCTGCGAACCACGGGCATTGTTCCTTCCACTAGCACAGGctaaagctgtaaaaataagacattaagagtaaaatattttgaaatctttaatattttcactaTTTAATCGCCAGGCATTTGAATCAGATTTCTGAAAATCTTCCACTCACTGGTTTTTGCCTCACCTCCAGTTCCTTATTCACACCTCTCCTGGGTTTTCCAGCCTTACCCAGgaattgttggggtttttggaaCATTTCCCTTCATGTGCCCTTGGAGTTGGGCCAGATCTGCACCACAAGGTCATGCATGGAACCAGGAGAGCCTGGCTCCCCCTGCCACTGATCGATCCCAAATCAATCGTCTCACAACCTTTCATTAAATCACAGCTTTGCTGAGCCCGTTTAAAACGCACTcggggcagctccagccccgaGGAaggggggctgtgctgggaggcagcagctccatccccctCACAAAGCTCCCACTGGGGCACTATTCCCGTTCCCAGGCACTTTGGAagtttatttattgaaaattctgaaaagtgAGGAGCAGGGGGATGGCTCAGGTGGGGAGAGACCGAgcccagcacctggagcagggaataaacatggaaaacaaaaggtgggagacagggagagggaaaatccagtgggaaaactgtatttaaaaggaTTTATGAGGTTGATGAGCAAAACAACATGACTGAGAAGAGCTTCCAGCCAGTTCAGAGGAGATTTTGAGGATCACTGCATCTCCCTCCCTGAACTGCCCATTCTGAGAGGCGAGGggaggattttcttttgttttcatgaaaacagGGGGAAAGGCCATG
The Parus major isolate Abel chromosome 26, Parus_major1.1, whole genome shotgun sequence DNA segment above includes these coding regions:
- the AVPR1B gene encoding vasopressin V1b receptor, with the protein product MEPGWGWNSSHQRPPGHSQGLLRLAGDPNLTLLHTRDEELAKAEVGVLGTILAVATVGNLGVLLAMYRLRRKMSRMHLFILHLGLSDLGVALFQVLPQLLWKVTYRFLGPDALCRAVKYLQVLSMFASTYMLMVMTLDRYLAVCHPLQSLQQPSRQAYAMIGVTWLLSCLLSLPQVFIFSLREVRPGSGVLDCWADFGYPWAARAYITWTTLCIFVLPVGVLSVCYSLICHEICKNLKGKTQSGAPAPGGASMGAPAAPGAAGKGGQPSRVSSVRNISRAKIRTVKMTFVIVAAYVTCWAPFFSVQMWSVWDEDAPDDESTDVAFSITMLLASLSSCCNPWIYLFFSGHLLQGSGRCWGRPRAGLRRPNSSGSLCSRKTTILSHSQQAGVTLHGDSARELYPPCHEAVTESGTL